The following is a genomic window from Paenibacillus sp. FSL R5-0766.
CAAGAGGTGTTTTTGTCTAGCGCAGAGGACCCAAGGAAGTCTTCAGTGGGATTCCTCTGTGTAATTTTCACTAGGAGGAGTTTCAATTTATGATTCAATTAAAAAATGTGTCGGTGGATAATTGGTATGCATGTACTCAACTGAATGTAACGGAAGAACAGAAAAAAAGTTTTCCCGCGCCGGTTGTATATTGGATTGCTGAATCCAAGGTCGTGACCGATTTTCGACCCATGGCCATCTATTATGATTCGGATCTGGTTGGATTTGCTGTGTACTCAGATAAGCCGGATCATGAGGATAACTACTGGCTTCTTGCTCTAATGATAGATACAAAATATCAGGGCAGAGGTTATGGAAGAGAAGCATTGAGGAAGTTAATTGATCTAATGAAAGAATCGCAGAATTGCAAACGCATCATGATTGGACACAGGCCGGAAAATGGTATCGCCGGAAATCTGTATGAATCCCTTGGTTTTCGGAGAGTAAGTGAAGGGCTGATTGATGGCGAAGTCGTTCGGCTTCTAAGATGCAAGTAGTGCCAAAACGCACGCGATTTGGATTGTAAAGGAGGTAGCTTGTCTTTGAAGCATGTACACATTATTTTCTCATTACTCTTTATCATGTTAGGCATTGTGATTATTACGATCTCGAAAATGATTGAAGAGGTGATTCCCAAGCTAGGGTATGCAGCATTCCAGTCAGCAGCAGCTGGCAGTTATGATTCGAGTGCTTATCAAGTGAATTTTGAACTGAATTATTGGATAGGCGCGATATGCGTTTTGGGTGGAGTTATCTGTTTATTAGCTAGAATGAATTGGGTTCAGAACTCCATCCGTGAAATGAATATAAGAAACAAAGCGTTTGATGAAACTCATAATTATGACGACACAAGAGAACTGAAATAGGTTATGATATGACATAAAAAAAGAAGGGGCGGATACACATGATTACATTCCAATACTTTGAACCGGAAGATTTTGATCAACTGATCGAATGGAGTGGGGATGAAGCATTTCTGCTCCAGTGGGCCGGCCCTCAGTTCCAATATCCACTTTCCAGAGAGCAGCTATCGGATTATTTGCATGGTGCCAATGATAAGAACACTTCAAATAAGTTCATTTATAAAGTGATGGATGAATCGACTCAGGAGATTGTAGGTCATATTGCTCTTGGCGGTATCGATCGATATAATCGTTCAGGGCGTATCGGTAAGGTGCTTCTTGGTAAGCCATATCAGGGTAAGGGTTATGGGAAGCAAATGATCGATGAGGCACTTCGCATTGGATTTGAAGAGGAGAAGTTGCACCGGATCAGTCTGGGCGTATTTGATTTTAATGTCTCAGCCATCCGATGTTATGAAAAAGCGGGCTTTGTACAAGAAGGACTTATTCGTGATGCGAGAAGATATGAAGATACATTCTGGAATCTAATCGAAATGAGCATACTAGAAAACGAATGGAAAAAATGACTTCTCAAAAGGATCATCATACTTGAGAGTCATCTTTCTTGAGAAACACTTCCATGAACGGATGTAATAACTACGTGTACGAAAATTTAAAAGGGGATGTCCGCCTGTCATCAGAATGACAGGTGGACATCCCCTTAATTGCTTTCTTTCTGATTTATTTCAATGATCCCCGTATCAATAAATTCCTTCACAGGCACACCGTCGCTTGCAAGTAACAGGGTCTCCATCATTTTGGCACCCCAGACTCCTTCATTCTGCGAAATAACGGCAGACAATTGACCGTTAAGTAACCCGTTTTCACTGGTCGGGCTATCACCGAACGCGATTAAATGCCGGTTAAGGCCTTTTGCTTTCCAGATCAGGGTAGAAGCAGAGACAGAAACAAAATCGAGCCCGATAATCGCATTGAAGTGAGGGTGAGCTTGAATCATGTTCTCCATATCGGACATGGCTTGATCTTCATTCCCTTGATGATAACGAACTTCCAAGATTTCGATGTCTGTTTCACTGCGGATATAGTCAATGAATCCATTAAGCCGCTGCTGCAAACCTTGCATCTCCTCCAAGCCGTTCTCGACAAGAATCATACCTTGATTATGCAGGAGTCGTGTAGTCGTCATCGCGAACTGCTGGCCAGTGCGATAGTTATCTGCGCCAACATAAGCGATTCGATGACTGGATGGGACATCTGACTCAAATGTAATGACAGGAATACCCGCAGCTTGGGCTGCATCAATAACGGGTGTAAGTGCAGCAGCATCCACAGGAGATATAGCTATCCCGTCCACATGCTGTTTGATCATATTTTCCATGATACGGATCTGTTGTTCGGTATTGGCTTCATCAGGTGCGTTTACAATTAACGTGATATTGTGTTTCCCTGCATACTCCGTTGCATCCTTCGTGATCATCTCATAGGTTGGATACGTCATTGGATAGATAATACCGAAAGTTTTGCTCGCTGCAGATTTCTCTACAGGTGAAGTTGCAGGAAGTGTTGCAGCCATTTGCTGTGGCCGAATGTGTGCCGAACCGGATGAAATGATCGTCGGGAACAGAAGTATTAGTGTAAGTAAAAGTGCAAATCTGGCTTTATTCATACATTGGCTCTTTTCTCATATCTGATGGTCTGGCCTGCGATTCCGCGGTTCCTTGAGTTCGATATTCTCTTGGCGTAAAACCTGTTGTTTTCTTGAATATATTAGAAAAATAGTGAGAATCGTTGTAACCAACTTTGTAAGCAATCTCAAAGGTTTTGTTGTTGGTTGTTTTCAGCAGCTCCTTGGCTTTGCCGATTCGAATCTGGGTTAGATACTCCGTTATCGTTTGACCAGTTTCCTGACTGAAAATCTTGCTTAGATGACTTGGACTGATTCTGACATGTGCAGAAATCATCTTTAACGAGACCTGTTCGTTATTGTATTCACGGGATACATAGGCTTTCACCTGATCAATGACATCACTGTATTTTCCAGAGCAAGCTGCTCTTCTCTGCCATAACAAGTTAAGCAGGGAACACAGATATTGGGTGCAGTCCTCCCAGCACGTGATCTTCCGGATCGTCTGCTGTAGGGAAGTAATGTTCTCATCCGAATGGTCACTCATGCGGAACAGCTGATTCGCAAGCCGGAACGACTCCAGCGTAAGATCATTCAACAGATAGAAGCCATACGATGAGGACTTCCAGTCGAAGGACTGTAATGGAGCAGCAAACTCCTGCACAAAATGGTCACGCAGATTGAGACTGCCGATTTTGAGAAATTCAAGAAACGAATTCCTGTCGAGGAAAAGAGTCGTTTGCTCATCCAGGTTAATTTCATGTAGAGAAGCTCTGTTCTGAAGGGTGAGTCGATTAATATATTTATCCTCCTCCGCTTCCAGATACGAGACATGAATTCCTTGCAGCCGCT
Proteins encoded in this region:
- a CDS encoding GNAT family N-acetyltransferase — encoded protein: MIQLKNVSVDNWYACTQLNVTEEQKKSFPAPVVYWIAESKVVTDFRPMAIYYDSDLVGFAVYSDKPDHEDNYWLLALMIDTKYQGRGYGREALRKLIDLMKESQNCKRIMIGHRPENGIAGNLYESLGFRRVSEGLIDGEVVRLLRCK
- a CDS encoding GNAT family protein, which codes for MITFQYFEPEDFDQLIEWSGDEAFLLQWAGPQFQYPLSREQLSDYLHGANDKNTSNKFIYKVMDESTQEIVGHIALGGIDRYNRSGRIGKVLLGKPYQGKGYGKQMIDEALRIGFEEEKLHRISLGVFDFNVSAIRCYEKAGFVQEGLIRDARRYEDTFWNLIEMSILENEWKK
- a CDS encoding substrate-binding domain-containing protein; its protein translation is MNKARFALLLTLILLFPTIISSGSAHIRPQQMAATLPATSPVEKSAASKTFGIIYPMTYPTYEMITKDATEYAGKHNITLIVNAPDEANTEQQIRIMENMIKQHVDGIAISPVDAAALTPVIDAAQAAGIPVITFESDVPSSHRIAYVGADNYRTGQQFAMTTTRLLHNQGMILVENGLEEMQGLQQRLNGFIDYIRSETDIEILEVRYHQGNEDQAMSDMENMIQAHPHFNAIIGLDFVSVSASTLIWKAKGLNRHLIAFGDSPTSENGLLNGQLSAVISQNEGVWGAKMMETLLLASDGVPVKEFIDTGIIEINQKESN
- a CDS encoding response regulator, which gives rise to MMIVDDEIGIRENIRSCIDWEKEGFHYCGDAPDGELALPLIHEWAPDILITDIKMPFMNGLELTSIVRTQQPDIKIIIMSGHDEFSYAQEAIRLGVTEYCLKPISAAELIQMLHKVSKQMDEEHQRMTNRTITKEKLLADLCGGLIGTTDAIESAKQLSLPLSARYYTIVIIDVRLTDDSRDPESLMKKLLPVLEETRDPHVELLPYIRSRTELVLLLKYHSDDSISVYLEQLRGRVRMELEHTFKCNIILGIGSQQERLQGIHVSYLEAEEDKYINRLTLQNRASLHEINLDEQTTLFLDRNSFLEFLKIGSLNLRDHFVQEFAAPLQSFDWKSSSYGFYLLNDLTLESFRLANQLFRMSDHSDENITSLQQTIRKITCWEDCTQYLCSLLNLLWQRRAACSGKYSDVIDQVKAYVSREYNNEQVSLKMISAHVRISPSHLSKIFSQETGQTITEYLTQIRIGKAKELLKTTNNKTFEIAYKVGYNDSHYFSNIFKKTTGFTPREYRTQGTAESQARPSDMRKEPMYE